In the genome of Budorcas taxicolor isolate Tak-1 chromosome 7, Takin1.1, whole genome shotgun sequence, the window tttttggcctcATCGTGGGGCTTGTGGGAGCTTAGtctcccgaccagggatcaagccccagcccttggcagtgtgcagttgcgaccactggactgccaggggagccCCTAGGCTTCCTCTTGAATTGTGTCTGCCTTTCACAACTTTCTGGTCTTTTCCCTCAATATCCAAATACTGTAATCTACGACTCCCCAGGTATGCCTGAGGAACAAAGTTATTTATCACTAATTTATTCCTTCTCAACTATGAACTTGGAAACAAGATAGAAAATTTTGCTGAAATACTAGAGTATTGTGCTTACAGATATTTGCTGTGGCTGTTCATAGATATTTCACTTGTTGGGAGATAGTATGATCAGAGgagctttcttcacagatttCAACTAACACATAGGAGAGGAAAGGAGCTTAATTTAGCCTCATGGTAATTATCTGTATATTCTGTCTTTCTCATAAGGTTGATGAAGATCAAGGCAATAGGGATCACTATTATTTGTATTTACAGAGTACCTGGAACAAAATGTGACCTTTAGGAGGATTTcaagaaattctttttaaataaatcaaatcaAAATCAACTATAAGTAATATTCCTTTCATTCTCCCAAAGtcatcaacaacaaaaagttgTCCTGACATGTTTACATTAGATAAGGTAAGGTTTCTTACCTTTTAAGCAAGGTTAAGGCCTACGAACAGAGAAACTCTGAGAAAAAAACCTTAAGTGCTGTAAGAAGTGGTCAGGAGATGGCACACCTCTTTTCAGAACAATTAGGCCCAAGGTTAAAATCTGCTGCCATGGGCAAAAGGCTCTTTTAAACTCACGATCTTGTGCTCAAACAGTTAACATTCTCAGGGTATATTTCAAAAGAGACGAGTATGAACCTTAGCTCTTTGGTCTAATTCCAAGTCTGGTAATTATACACTACCTATTAAAATTCCCCTTGCAGCTCTAATTTAATAAGGTGGTGCTCAGTTCCTGTCAAACAGCTCAGAGCAACTTCACCAGCTGCAATGTTTATCCCATAAAGTATAATGTTTCACATGTGCTTATATGATCATTTAGAATTTTTCAGGGAAGCAaacatatattctttaaaatattttccacttaTAAAGaataaactatatatttttaagtggcCAAAAAAATCCTATACCGTAAAATGTCACagtaaattttagtttattttcttgATAAAAGAGTTCTACTTGTAGCTATTATACTATCAACATGATGAGAAAACTCTTCAAGTATGTCATCTTTAAGttttataaagcagaaaaaatacaaaaacctcaCAGACTCAAAACTATCCTTTTTCTTGTGGTTGGCAAATAGCATAAATATCTCAGCAACTTCATTAGATGACATTAGGCTTGACTACAAAATGCAAACTAAAGAGGTTCTTATTTCTGATTAATGTGTCTACAGTGGAGAAAGCACAGCCAAGCTAAATGATCttcttcaaaaaagcaaaaatgtggTAAAAAAGTACACCAACCTTACACTTTCAAATCATAAGATATCGAGGATTATTAAGTGTTTTTAATAGTAATCTCAAGGTCTAACAGATGTTCATAATCCAATCCAAAACCCTGAGGACTATGTTTCAGAATTTAGAACTTCAACCTCCCCTCAAGGTTTAGAAATACTACTTAACATTGCCAATGGAGTCTAAGTCAGCAccaaaaatcaaatgttttcatactTCTGCAGTGAACTGTATGAATACTTGAAAAGGGGCCTAATTTTAGTTCATATCTAGATCTGCAATCAAGACTAGTCGGGTTCGGTGGTCAATTGCTGTTTTTAGAACTTCATGGATTTTGGGTAAAAGATTGTGCGCCTACACTGGAAAAGCAGAAGACAGGCCGGCACACGCCCTCAACGTCAAGGCGACAGGAGAAAGGCTCCAGCCGCTGCTACAAGCTACACGCTTCAGTATGGAAGCTCAATTTACACACCCCCAAAATCAAgacaattttattaattttatgatgtgaaagaaaatatataaaatgcattcaTATTCACACAGATAAATTTCTTCCTTTGTAGAactttctagttaaaaaaaacaatatttttctaaACTTGAGAAAATCTTGAAATTGCACTGCAACTGAGCATTCCAAGCGTGACCACAGGTGTAAAAGAGCAGATGGGAGTCTAGACTCTGGGGCGCTGAGAAGTCAGCAGCTGGACAAAGAGATCCTCCATTTCCCTGTTCTCTCTGTTGTCTTACAGTATGCGAAAGAAGGATCTATGTAAGAGGAATCAGAATGATTCTTACAAGACAAGTGATATGTTCTCCTCAAAACAGTAAATTACAGCAGTGAAGAACAGAGAGCCTGGAGTTAGTAAGTAGACCATCAGATTCCAGGTCCACCTtttactagctttgtgaccttagAAGTGAGTAAATACTCTTATGCCTCAGTTTCATCTACAAATGTGGAAaataacaaatgtaccacataAAGttactaatgaaaaataaatgctaaataaaaataaataaaaaataaactgatagGAACGGCAACAGGAAGAATAAACAggtgatattaataaatattggcAAAGTAAACATAATACTATCAACCAAAATTTCCTTGATCTTAACCACATTGTAAATCCAGACTGGCTTAAcataagaaattttttaaaatacaacaaaTGTTTACCTTGCATTTTATCAGCATTAACTGAAATGCCATGAATTGAAGTAATTAGTATCACTATCGTTTTTTAATAATGAATAGTTACTACCTGAACTTTTAAGATCCATAAACTACTGAAACACCTCAGAGAGCATTTCTATGAAAACTAACCAGTATGCATGGCTAGCACTGGGTAAATAAGAGTATCTGATGAGTCAAAATAGCTGATTCCATGACCATGGCCAAGAGCCGATCCACCAAACATAAACGGTGCTAGAAAATAAGCCGCTTTGCTCACCACACAATCTCACAAAGCACTGCACAAAACTCACCTATCCTCATCTTTGTCATACAGTTGGTAATAATCTCCACAGCCATTCCAAAATGTGTTATCCACAGCCTCTCGCCTTACTGGGGCTCCACTTTCCGCTGTTAGCTGGCGATCTTCTGCTTCCCTCTGTGTGACTCTTGCGAAAGGCAGATCCAAGAACATACAATCATGTTCTCCGTCATACTCATCACATTTTATTAAGAGGTCATCTGAGCCATTTTCCTCAACTTCCAAAGCCTCTCTCCACCTCTGAACACTTCTTTGTTTGGCCTCATGCCTATTAAAACCTGTTTCTTGGTCCACCTGGCTCGAACTTATCACTTTCCTAACTTTGGGCCTCACCACCTGCtcaagggaacttccctggttttTGCCCCTATCACTGGTGGTTTCTTCACTGCAAATATGCCTGGGAGCACAGGCGGAATCTTCAGCTgaactttctctctgtctctcctggctAGCATTACTTTGTTGTTCCTTTCTAACCGCTTCATCTTCAGAAGAGGCTGTCTGAAACTCCTGATTGTTCTGACTGACAAGCTCAGCGTGATCAGCAGGCCTTTCCGCTGGAGGTGCTGAATCTGCCCCTCCAAACTCGTCTCTTAATTCACAGCTGAAAGAGGGAGCTGCTGGTGCAAGACCAGTGTACGCCTCTGCCTCTCCATTTTCCAGCTCAAATACCGTGCCGCCCAGTGCTGCCTGACAGCTGCCACCTTCCACGCCTGCAGGGAGCTGAAGCTGGCCATTATCCTCTCCACGTCTGCCGGCGGGATCGTAAAAGTCAGTATGAGCCAGTGTAACTCCATGTTGGACACCTGAAGCGTTACAAACTCCTGGAGTACATTCTCCCTCAGAGTGACTGTGCAGATCCACGCCGCTTCCTAAGGGCTCCCTGCCTTCCTCGCTATGACGCACTGCAGCGAAGGATGGAGTGCTCTCAATGGTTTGGTTCAATGCTGTATCACAAATGGGAACTTCTGCTTCACTTTTTTCTGATAAAGGGTCACTGGGGCCAGAAGAATGAACTTGATCCAGTGGACTGGAACCttcacagaacaaaagaaaacatatttagaGGGGCTAATTTAGATACCATTTAATAATGACTCTTTAACTAGAAACCACACCAATTATTACCTATTTGAGAATATGAGTGAATTTCTCTGACTGGTGCTTCTATACGCCCTAACTTAGCCGGGAGGGGCAGACTGGTTACCCTGTGAGTTCTGTTATGCCATTGTATAGCCTCTCAATATCCTCTCTCTCGGACGTCTTCTGTAGGTTTGTCACCCAAACCCTAACACTTAAAGCGTTCTATACAAGATATTTAAGAGAGACTGATGAGAGGCCTGAGAGAAGGCCTAGGATAACCAATCTGCTCTTCCAGAGGCTGGAAAGGgcgattcagacttaaattattCTATCACACGCAGATCCCTCTAGAGGGCTTAAAATAGCTACAGAAACAGGTAACAGAGCTAACAGAAGTGAGACTGTGTTCTACGTCAATTCAGATTATATCTCAGTCACcagatatataatattaaatttctATCCCCAAAACGAACTGTTATATCTACAATGAGTTAACTTCAGTTATGTTACAGCTAtgactggaaaacaacaaaaaagtcaatATATTGATTCTCTTTGTCATAGTTTCTAAGAACTATGAGACAAGAGTAAAATGCTATATACCCTCCAAATTACTTTCAGCACAACTATCTTTTACACTAAtgtataactaaaaaaaaaattaagacaccAAGACCTGTTGagacaaaattttataaattatacataacTAAAGGTAAGTCTTGTCATATCACAAAAAGGCTTCTTTAGCAGAATGACCTTAACTAATAATTCATATTCTTATAcataaatgacagaaaaa includes:
- the PJA2 gene encoding E3 ubiquitin-protein ligase Praja-2 isoform X2, with amino-acid sequence MSQFIENEPAVMDQDSSKAAWPKPAGGYQTITGRRYGRRHAYVSFKPCMTRHERSLGRAGDDYEVLELDGALEESPSGSSPLDQVHSSGPSDPLSEKSEAEVPICDTALNQTIESTPSFAAVRHSEEGREPLGSGVDLHSHSEGECTPGVCNASGVQHGVTLAHTDFYDPAGRRGEDNGQLQLPAGVEGGSCQAALGGTVFELENGEAEAYTGLAPAAPSFSCELRDEFGGADSAPPAERPADHAELVSQNNQEFQTASSEDEAVRKEQQSNASQERQRESSAEDSACAPRHICSEETTSDRGKNQGSSLEQVVRPKVRKVISSSQVDQETGFNRHEAKQRSVQRWREALEVEENGSDDLLIKCDEYDGEHDCMFLDLPFARVTQREAEDRQLTAESGAPVRREAVDNTFWNGCGDYYQLYDKDEDSSECSDGEWSASLPHRFSGTEKDQSSSDESWETLPGKEENEPELQSDSSGPEEENQELSLQEGEQTSLEEGEIPWLQYNEVNESSSDEGNEPANEFAQPEAFMLDGNNNLEDDSSVSEDLDVDWSLFDGFADGLGVAEAISYVDPQFLTYMALEERLAQAMESGTCPVCRRHFPPAVMETPAAASSEPDRDTPPASDSAAEAP